The Frondihabitans australicus genome includes a region encoding these proteins:
- the ftsE gene encoding cell division ATP-binding protein FtsE, producing the protein MIRFDEVSKFYAGNPRPALNGISLEILKGEFVFLVGASGSGKSSFLRLVLKEEKPSKGQIHVLGQRLGSLSSRKVPYFRRNLGVVFQDFRLLPQKSVFDNVAFTLQVIGKSRGYIQEAVPDVLKMVGLAGKAQRLPHELSGGEQQRVAIARAIVNRPAILLADEPTGNLDPSTSAGIMTLLDRINASGTTVLMATHDAGIVDQMQRRVIELSGGNVVRDERSGGYQTQAVPIVQVAQEQAVASTGSVTAQTAPAPRLDTSSIEKQSVPSWGADK; encoded by the coding sequence ATGATTCGCTTTGATGAGGTCTCCAAGTTCTACGCCGGCAACCCCCGCCCGGCGCTCAACGGCATCTCGCTCGAGATCCTGAAGGGGGAGTTCGTCTTCCTCGTGGGTGCCTCGGGCTCCGGCAAGTCGAGCTTCTTGCGCCTCGTGCTGAAGGAGGAGAAGCCCTCGAAGGGGCAGATCCACGTGCTCGGCCAGCGCCTCGGGTCGCTCTCCAGCCGCAAGGTGCCGTACTTCCGCCGTAACCTCGGCGTGGTGTTCCAGGACTTCCGGCTGCTGCCGCAGAAGTCCGTCTTCGACAACGTCGCCTTCACGCTGCAGGTGATCGGCAAGAGCCGCGGCTACATCCAGGAGGCCGTGCCCGACGTGCTCAAGATGGTCGGCCTGGCCGGCAAGGCGCAGCGTCTGCCGCACGAGCTCTCGGGCGGCGAGCAGCAGCGGGTGGCGATCGCGCGTGCCATCGTCAACCGTCCCGCGATCCTGCTGGCCGATGAGCCCACGGGCAACCTCGACCCCTCGACGAGCGCCGGCATCATGACCCTCCTCGACCGCATCAACGCCTCGGGCACCACGGTGCTCATGGCCACGCACGACGCCGGCATCGTCGACCAGATGCAGCGCCGCGTCATCGAGCTCTCGGGCGGTAACGTCGTGCGCGACGAGCGCTCGGGCGGCTACCAGACGCAGGCCGTGCCGATCGTCCAGGTCGCGCAGGAGCAGGCGGTAGCGTCGACCGGGTCCGTCACGGCCCAGACCGCCCCGGCGCCGCGACTCGACACCTCGTCGATCGAGAAACAGTCCGTGCCGAGCTGGGGAGCCGACAAATGA
- a CDS encoding cysteine desulfurase family protein codes for MAVYLDHAATTPMLPEAIQAYTAALSTVGNPSSIHSDGQNAKRVLEEARETVAASLGCDPIEVVFTSGGTESVNLAVKGLWWARQEGPVKRPRILVPGGEHHATVDTVEWLERYEGAVIDWLPVDAYGRIVLSALAAALEAHDDVALVTFLWVNNEVGTIQPVDEIVALAAAHGVPTHCDAVAAYGQVPLDFRSIGLDALSVSAHKVGGPIGIGALVLSRAATVVPLIHGGGQQRQVRSGTQDAPAAVAFAVAARHASRPESAGEYARLRDRVVDGVLARVPSAILRGDPVDRLPGNAHFTFPGCEGDSLLFLLDAAGVSVSTGSACQAGIPEASHVLLAMGLSDDEARGALRITVGHSTTDADVDAFLDALPDAVARATRAGYAARETRLSGTHAQTPQSTATPTNAAR; via the coding sequence ATGGCCGTCTATCTCGACCACGCGGCGACAACCCCCATGCTGCCCGAGGCGATCCAGGCCTACACCGCCGCGCTCTCGACCGTCGGGAACCCCTCGTCCATCCACAGCGACGGGCAGAACGCCAAGCGGGTGCTCGAGGAGGCACGAGAGACGGTCGCCGCCTCCCTCGGCTGCGACCCGATCGAGGTCGTGTTCACCTCGGGCGGCACCGAATCGGTGAACCTCGCGGTGAAGGGACTCTGGTGGGCCCGGCAGGAGGGGCCGGTGAAGCGCCCCCGGATCCTGGTGCCCGGAGGCGAGCACCACGCGACCGTCGACACCGTCGAGTGGCTCGAGCGGTACGAGGGCGCCGTCATCGACTGGCTGCCCGTCGACGCCTACGGCCGCATCGTGCTCTCGGCGCTCGCCGCGGCGCTGGAGGCGCACGACGACGTCGCGCTCGTGACGTTCCTCTGGGTGAACAACGAGGTCGGGACGATCCAGCCCGTCGACGAGATCGTGGCGCTCGCCGCCGCCCACGGCGTGCCGACGCACTGCGACGCGGTGGCGGCGTACGGCCAGGTGCCCCTCGACTTCCGCTCGATCGGCCTCGACGCGCTGAGCGTGTCGGCGCACAAGGTGGGCGGCCCCATCGGGATCGGAGCCCTCGTGCTGTCGCGCGCGGCGACGGTGGTGCCGCTGATCCACGGCGGCGGCCAGCAGCGCCAGGTGCGCAGCGGCACGCAGGACGCCCCGGCGGCCGTGGCGTTCGCGGTGGCCGCCCGGCACGCGTCGCGCCCCGAGAGCGCGGGGGAGTACGCCCGGCTGCGCGATCGCGTCGTCGACGGCGTTCTGGCGAGGGTGCCGTCCGCGATCCTGCGAGGAGACCCGGTCGACCGGCTGCCCGGCAACGCGCACTTCACCTTCCCGGGCTGCGAGGGCGACTCTCTGCTGTTCCTCTTGGATGCGGCGGGCGTCTCGGTGTCGACCGGGTCGGCGTGCCAGGCGGGGATCCCCGAGGCGTCGCACGTGCTCCTCGCCATGGGGCTCTCGGATGACGAGGCCCGCGGAGCGCTCCGGATCACGGTGGGGCACTCGACGACCGACGCCGATGTCGACGCGTTCCTCGACGCCCTGCCCGACGCCGTGGCGCGTGCGACGAGGGCGGGCTACGCGGCGCGCGAGACGCGCCTGAGCGGCACCCACGCGCAGACGCCGCAGAGCACCGCGACTCCGACGAACGCGGCCAGGTAG
- the ftsX gene encoding permease-like cell division protein FtsX produces MRLGLVFSEVGQGLRRNLSMVISVVLVTFISLTFVGVAVLMQMQINQMKGYWYDKAQVAVYLCTDTDTTGNCTGAKATTDQEAQVKAQLQSTTLSPYIKKFYFQDQQQAYDEFKRQFANSPATEFVQPSYLNETFWVNLKNPSQSDVLIEALSNQAGVQSVVDQRGYLQPIFAVLNAASYTAIGIAVLMLIAAVLLIATTIRLSAFSRRRELGIMRLVGASNRFIQTPFILEGVIAALVGSVLAGGAIYLIVRFFVRDYLAASFASTPFVGMNATVFVVPLLIVIGAVLAALSANVAIRRYLKV; encoded by the coding sequence ATGAGGCTCGGGCTCGTCTTCAGTGAGGTCGGCCAGGGCCTCCGCCGCAACCTCTCGATGGTCATCTCCGTCGTGCTGGTCACCTTCATCTCGCTCACCTTCGTCGGCGTCGCCGTGCTGATGCAGATGCAGATCAACCAGATGAAGGGGTATTGGTACGACAAGGCGCAGGTTGCCGTCTACCTGTGCACCGACACCGACACGACCGGCAACTGCACCGGAGCCAAGGCCACCACCGACCAGGAGGCGCAGGTCAAGGCGCAGCTCCAGTCGACGACCCTGTCGCCCTATATCAAGAAGTTCTACTTCCAGGACCAGCAGCAGGCCTACGACGAGTTCAAGAGGCAGTTCGCGAACAGCCCGGCCACGGAGTTCGTGCAGCCGTCGTACCTCAACGAGACGTTCTGGGTGAACCTCAAGAACCCGTCGCAGTCCGACGTGCTCATCGAGGCGCTGTCGAACCAGGCCGGAGTGCAGAGCGTCGTCGACCAGAGGGGCTACCTCCAGCCGATCTTCGCCGTCCTCAATGCGGCGAGCTACACGGCCATCGGCATCGCGGTTCTGATGCTGATCGCGGCCGTGCTTCTGATCGCCACCACCATCAGGCTGTCGGCGTTCTCGAGACGCCGAGAGCTCGGCATCATGAGACTCGTCGGGGCGTCGAACCGTTTCATCCAGACGCCGTTCATCCTCGAGGGGGTGATCGCAGCGCTCGTGGGATCGGTTCTCGCCGGAGGGGCGATCTACCTCATCGTGCGGTTCTTCGTGCGCGACTACCTCGCGGCGTCGTTCGCCTCCACGCCGTTCGTCGGCATGAACGCGACCGTGTTCGTGGTGCCGCTGCTGATCGTCATCGGCGCGGTGCTCGCCGCGCTGTCGGCGAACGTCGCGATCCGGCGGTACCTCAAGGTCTGA
- the smpB gene encoding SsrA-binding protein SmpB, translated as MAKAPSERDRGEKVVATNRRARFDYLIDDTYEAGIVLTGTEVKALRQGRASLVDGYGYIDDSGEMWLDAVHIPEYTEGTWNNHSPRRKRKLLLHKAQIVKISHKTKEGGYTLVPLRIYFADGRAKVELAVAKGKKEYDKRQTLRERTDRREAERAMSSRRNMGD; from the coding sequence ATGGCGAAAGCGCCGTCCGAGAGGGACAGAGGCGAGAAGGTCGTCGCCACGAACCGGCGCGCCCGCTTCGACTATCTGATCGACGACACGTACGAGGCCGGCATCGTCCTCACCGGCACCGAGGTCAAGGCGCTGCGACAGGGTCGGGCCTCGCTCGTCGACGGCTACGGTTACATCGACGACTCCGGCGAGATGTGGCTCGACGCCGTCCACATCCCCGAGTACACCGAGGGCACCTGGAACAACCACTCGCCGCGCCGCAAGCGGAAGCTGCTGCTCCACAAGGCTCAGATCGTCAAGATCAGCCACAAGACGAAAGAGGGCGGCTACACGCTCGTCCCGCTGCGCATCTACTTCGCCGACGGCCGGGCCAAGGTCGAGCTCGCCGTCGCGAAGGGCAAGAAGGAGTACGACAAGCGCCAGACGCTGCGCGAGCGCACCGACCGTCGCGAGGCCGAGCGGGCGATGTCGTCTCGACGCAACATGGGCGACTGA
- the ybaK gene encoding Cys-tRNA(Pro) deacylase, translated as MSSSPGTPATLALERAGIAFTAHTYEHQETATNFGEEAAALLGLDEGQVFKTLVLQTDDALAVAVVPVSGRVDLKAFAAAVGAKKAALADPALAQRRTGYVVGGISPVGQKTALATVIDETAELYDTVFVSGGRRGFDVELTPGDLARATGGTFAAIAR; from the coding sequence GTGAGTTCCTCCCCCGGCACTCCGGCCACGCTCGCGCTCGAGCGAGCGGGGATCGCCTTCACGGCGCACACCTACGAGCACCAGGAGACAGCGACGAACTTCGGCGAGGAGGCCGCGGCCCTGCTCGGCCTCGACGAGGGGCAGGTGTTCAAGACCCTCGTGCTGCAGACGGACGACGCCCTCGCCGTGGCGGTCGTGCCAGTGTCGGGGCGGGTGGACCTGAAGGCGTTCGCGGCGGCGGTCGGCGCGAAGAAGGCGGCACTCGCTGATCCTGCGCTCGCCCAGAGACGCACGGGCTACGTGGTCGGCGGGATCAGCCCCGTCGGGCAGAAGACGGCGCTGGCCACGGTGATCGACGAGACGGCCGAGCTCTACGACACGGTCTTCGTCTCGGGCGGACGACGCGGATTCGACGTCGAGCTGACGCCGGGCGACCTCGCCCGGGCCACCGGAGGGACGTTCGCCGCCATCGCCCGGTGA
- the glgX gene encoding glycogen debranching protein GlgX codes for MSDVDLVSAAPPKADPFRDLGVRWGEAGPTLRVWSGAASSIDLVIDDAPTERVVPLTRDASGVWTGSDPRLTPGRRYWLRADGDRVSDAGVVTPFDPAVNLLDPYARGLARTGRGEWRSIVVDESFDWGGVEKPAVPLDHTVVYEAHVRGLTRLNPAVPDDLRGTYAGLAHESTIAHLTALGVTAVQLLPVHHHVDEQRLVEQGFENYWGYNTLSYFAPHPAYASREAQLGGPSAILREFKGMVRLLHAAGIEVWLDVVYNHTAEEGEGGPVTSFRGLDGAYYRHNQAGHPIDVTGCGNTFDTSLPAGARLVLDSLRYWANECQIDGFRFDLAATLGRGTDAVFSSEEPLLRAIRDDEALAGVKLIAEPWDVGLGGWQTGNFPDGWSEWNDRFRNRARDFWLRDIADARGGGVAANGLGSFASKISGSSNIYAHDRGPLAGVNLITAHDGFTLADLVSYDAKHNLRNGEDNRDGTDDNRSFNHGAEGPTDNPWIIDARRRASRNLLATLFLSAGIPMLTAGDEIGRTQRGNNNGYCSDDETSWVDWILDDEKAALLADTRALIRHRRENPALRPVRFGTMGQVTLSATDMTWFDAAGAEVAGDAWNDPHRRTLQYLAASTPELEEFNRVLVSIHGSESSVAVTLPEHRGVRSYEALWTSGDTFDPTPRKPGDLYDVVGPTVTLWKVS; via the coding sequence ATGTCCGACGTCGACCTGGTGAGCGCCGCGCCCCCGAAGGCCGATCCGTTCCGTGACCTCGGCGTGCGGTGGGGCGAGGCCGGCCCGACGCTGCGCGTGTGGTCGGGGGCGGCGTCGTCGATCGACCTCGTGATCGACGACGCTCCGACCGAGCGGGTCGTTCCGCTGACGCGCGACGCGTCCGGGGTGTGGACGGGCTCCGACCCGCGGCTGACGCCCGGGAGGCGCTACTGGCTGCGGGCGGACGGCGACCGGGTGAGCGACGCCGGGGTCGTGACGCCTTTCGATCCTGCGGTCAACCTGCTCGATCCCTACGCGCGGGGGCTGGCGCGCACGGGCCGCGGCGAGTGGCGGTCGATCGTCGTCGACGAGTCGTTCGACTGGGGCGGGGTGGAGAAGCCGGCGGTGCCGCTGGATCACACCGTGGTCTACGAGGCGCACGTGAGGGGGCTCACGAGGCTGAACCCGGCGGTGCCCGACGACCTGCGCGGAACGTACGCGGGCCTCGCCCACGAGTCGACGATCGCGCACCTGACCGCTCTCGGCGTGACGGCCGTGCAGCTTCTGCCGGTGCATCACCACGTCGACGAGCAGCGTCTGGTCGAGCAGGGCTTCGAGAACTACTGGGGCTACAACACGCTGTCGTACTTCGCGCCGCATCCGGCGTACGCGTCGCGCGAGGCGCAGCTGGGCGGGCCGAGCGCGATCCTGCGCGAGTTCAAGGGCATGGTGCGGCTGCTGCACGCGGCGGGCATCGAGGTCTGGCTCGACGTGGTCTACAACCACACGGCCGAGGAGGGCGAGGGCGGCCCGGTCACGAGCTTCCGCGGTCTCGACGGCGCCTACTACCGGCACAACCAGGCGGGTCACCCGATCGACGTGACCGGCTGCGGCAACACGTTCGACACGTCGCTGCCGGCCGGCGCCCGTCTCGTCCTCGACTCGCTGCGGTACTGGGCGAACGAGTGCCAGATCGACGGGTTCCGCTTCGACCTGGCGGCGACGCTCGGGCGCGGCACCGACGCCGTGTTCAGCAGCGAGGAACCGCTGCTGAGAGCTATCCGCGACGACGAGGCTCTGGCCGGGGTCAAGCTCATCGCGGAGCCGTGGGACGTCGGGCTCGGCGGCTGGCAGACCGGCAACTTCCCCGACGGCTGGAGCGAGTGGAACGACCGCTTCCGCAATCGCGCGCGCGACTTCTGGCTGCGCGACATCGCCGACGCCCGCGGCGGAGGGGTCGCCGCGAACGGCCTCGGCAGCTTCGCGTCAAAGATCTCCGGGTCGAGCAACATCTACGCGCACGACCGCGGCCCGCTGGCCGGCGTCAACCTCATCACGGCCCACGACGGCTTCACCCTGGCCGACCTCGTCTCGTACGACGCGAAGCACAACCTCCGCAACGGCGAGGACAACCGCGACGGCACCGACGACAACCGGTCGTTCAACCACGGGGCCGAGGGGCCGACCGACAACCCGTGGATCATCGACGCCCGCCGCCGCGCCTCCCGCAATCTCCTGGCGACCCTGTTCCTATCGGCCGGGATCCCCATGCTCACCGCGGGCGACGAGATCGGCCGCACGCAGCGCGGCAACAACAACGGCTACTGCTCCGACGACGAGACCAGCTGGGTCGACTGGATCCTCGACGACGAGAAGGCCGCCCTGCTGGCCGACACCCGCGCGCTGATCCGCCACCGCCGCGAGAACCCCGCCCTCCGACCGGTCCGCTTCGGCACCATGGGCCAGGTCACGCTGTCGGCGACCGACATGACCTGGTTCGATGCCGCAGGAGCAGAGGTGGCCGGCGACGCCTGGAACGACCCGCACCGACGCACCCTCCAGTACCTCGCCGCCTCCACGCCCGAGCTCGAGGAGTTCAACCGGGTCCTCGTGAGCATCCACGGCTCCGAGTCGAGCGTCGCCGTGACGCTCCCCGAGCATCGCGGGGTCCGCTCGTACGAGGCCCTGTGGACCAGCGGCGACACGTTCGACCCCACGCCGCGGAAGCCCGGCGACCTCTACGACGTCGTGGGCCCGACGGTGACGCTGTGGAAGGTGTCGTGA
- a CDS encoding MFS transporter produces the protein MTRTDDPRGFLRVAPAVAALAWGGNHFIPLMLMYRSIDGYDQVQVDLFLAVYVIGLVPGFLLAGTWSDRWGRRRIMLAGLPIGIAGSVILALGSSTIAGMCAGRFLSGVSVAVAMVVGSSWIKELSEASGQGQAGARRASITLSLGFGGGAGVAGVLAQWGPWPTILPYAVQIAATLVGLVVVLGAAETRQPDPSITAIIGDVRIRPAIRGVFLRRVLPIAPWIFGASALAFAVGPSLVTARTGHLDVAFATLATVITLGVGTSVQLAFAAIDRALHGRSGTVGVALAGIGAVILVAAALDSSIAAVLVAAPIFGAGYGLCMVAGLSAVQAMADGNDLAGLTAIFYSVSYAGFFLPMILAALAPVVGYLAAFVGVAVLCGVCAWVPLRRVSRAA, from the coding sequence GTGACCCGAACCGACGACCCTCGCGGCTTCCTCCGAGTGGCCCCGGCGGTGGCGGCGCTGGCCTGGGGCGGAAACCACTTCATCCCTCTCATGCTCATGTACCGGTCGATCGACGGGTACGACCAGGTGCAGGTCGACCTCTTCCTCGCCGTCTACGTCATCGGCCTCGTTCCCGGGTTCCTGCTCGCCGGCACGTGGTCCGACCGGTGGGGCCGCAGGCGGATCATGCTCGCCGGGCTGCCGATCGGCATCGCGGGCAGCGTGATCCTGGCCCTCGGAAGCTCCACGATCGCCGGCATGTGCGCGGGCCGGTTCCTCAGCGGCGTGAGCGTCGCCGTGGCGATGGTCGTCGGATCGAGCTGGATCAAGGAGCTCTCCGAGGCGAGCGGGCAGGGTCAGGCGGGGGCGCGACGTGCGTCGATCACGCTCTCGCTCGGCTTCGGCGGCGGGGCGGGTGTGGCGGGCGTACTCGCTCAGTGGGGGCCGTGGCCGACGATCCTGCCGTATGCGGTCCAGATCGCCGCGACGCTCGTCGGCCTGGTGGTCGTCCTGGGAGCCGCCGAGACCCGGCAGCCGGACCCGTCGATCACGGCGATCATCGGCGACGTCCGGATCCGCCCGGCGATCCGGGGCGTGTTCCTGCGCCGAGTCCTCCCCATCGCGCCGTGGATCTTCGGGGCCTCCGCTCTCGCCTTCGCCGTGGGGCCGAGTCTCGTGACGGCTCGGACCGGGCACCTCGACGTCGCCTTCGCGACCCTCGCCACCGTCATCACGCTCGGCGTCGGGACGTCCGTGCAGCTCGCGTTCGCGGCCATCGACCGGGCCCTGCACGGTCGGTCGGGAACCGTCGGGGTGGCACTCGCCGGGATCGGCGCCGTGATCCTGGTCGCCGCCGCCCTCGACTCGTCGATCGCGGCCGTGCTCGTCGCCGCTCCGATCTTCGGCGCCGGCTACGGCCTGTGCATGGTGGCCGGGCTGTCGGCGGTGCAGGCGATGGCCGACGGGAACGACCTCGCCGGGCTGACCGCGATCTTCTACTCGGTGAGCTACGCCGGGTTCTTCCTGCCGATGATCCTGGCGGCGCTCGCCCCCGTGGTCGGCTACCTGGCCGCGTTCGTCGGAGTCGCGGTGCTCTGCGGCGTCTGCGCGTGGGTGCCGCTCAGGCGCGTCTCGCGCGCCGCGTAG
- the prfB gene encoding peptide chain release factor 2: MIELDFSDRIAALRSTFADISAVVGPERLEAEIADLEKQASDPELWNDTENAQKVTSALSHRKSELEKITTTAQRLDDLEVLVELANEGDDQESADEATAELASIQKMMDTLEVQTLLDGEYDPRPAVITIRSGAGGVDAADFAEMLLRMYLRYAEQHGFKTTVMDTSYAEEAGIKSATFEVDAPYAFGTLSVEAGTHRLVRMSPFGAAGKRQTSFAAVEVIPLMEETESIDIPENDIRVDVFRSSGPGGQSVNTTDSAVRITHLPTGTVVSMQNEKSQIQNRAAAMRVLQSRLLLLKREEENAKKKELAGNITASWGDQIRSYVLAPYQMVKDLRSEYEVNNPSNVFDGDLDGFLSAGIRWRKRKED, encoded by the coding sequence ATGATCGAGCTCGACTTCTCCGACCGGATCGCGGCCCTGCGCTCCACCTTCGCCGACATCTCCGCCGTGGTCGGCCCGGAGCGCCTCGAGGCGGAGATCGCCGACCTCGAGAAGCAGGCGAGCGACCCCGAGCTCTGGAACGACACCGAGAACGCCCAGAAGGTGACGTCGGCGCTCAGCCACCGCAAGTCCGAGCTCGAGAAGATCACCACGACCGCGCAGCGGCTCGACGACCTCGAGGTGCTCGTCGAGCTCGCGAACGAGGGCGACGACCAGGAGTCCGCCGACGAGGCGACCGCCGAGCTGGCGAGCATCCAGAAGATGATGGACACCCTCGAGGTCCAGACCCTCCTCGACGGCGAGTACGACCCGCGCCCCGCGGTCATCACGATCCGGTCGGGCGCCGGCGGCGTCGACGCCGCCGACTTCGCCGAGATGCTGCTGCGCATGTACCTCCGGTACGCCGAGCAGCACGGCTTCAAGACCACGGTGATGGACACCAGCTATGCCGAAGAGGCGGGCATCAAGTCGGCCACGTTCGAGGTCGACGCACCCTACGCCTTCGGCACGCTCAGCGTCGAGGCCGGCACGCACCGCCTCGTGCGGATGTCGCCGTTCGGCGCGGCCGGCAAGCGCCAGACCAGCTTCGCCGCCGTCGAGGTGATCCCGCTCATGGAGGAGACGGAGTCGATCGACATCCCCGAGAACGACATCCGCGTCGACGTCTTCCGCTCCTCCGGCCCCGGCGGCCAGTCCGTCAACACGACCGACTCCGCCGTCCGCATCACCCACCTGCCCACGGGCACGGTCGTGTCGATGCAGAACGAGAAGAGCCAGATCCAGAACCGCGCCGCGGCGATGCGCGTGCTGCAGTCGCGCCTGCTCCTGCTCAAGCGCGAGGAAGAGAACGCGAAGAAGAAAGAGCTCGCCGGCAACATCACGGCGTCGTGGGGCGACCAGATCCGCTCCTATGTGCTCGCGCCGTACCAGATGGTCAAAGACCTCCGGTCGGAGTACGAGGTCAACAACCCGTCGAACGTGTTCGACGGCGACCTCGACGGGTTCCTGTCGGCGGGCATCCGCTGGCGGAAGCGCAAGGAAGACTAA